In Cystobacter ferrugineus, the DNA window GGCATGGCTTGACTTCCTCAATCTCGTCAATGTGGTGCTCAAGCAGGGCTTCTTCAGCGTGGAGATGCTGTTCGTGAACATGGACCGCTGGCAGAAGATGATTGCGCCTGCCATGACCGCGCTCTCCTCTCTGGATCCAGGGCAGGTGGAGGCTGCGGCGAAAGACATCCCCGCGCTGATGGGCTATCTCTCTGGTGAGTTCAATTCGGCCGCTGAGTCCGCGCGCGTCGCAATGAAGCGCGGCGAGCAGGCGATGTTGTTGGCGCAACTCGTCGAGATGGTCACCATGGTGTCGGCGATGAAGTTCTCGCTGCCCTCACTGCCGCCGTCCGCTCCCGCGACAGTCGGACTGAGCCTGATGATGGGAGGCGACGGCGTGATGATGGGCACGCGGATGGTTGTCTCCGCCGAGTGGGTGGAGATGATGCGCCGGCTGGTACAGGCGGGCGTCCTCTCCCTTCCTGCGGTCAGCGCCGCTGTGCGGATTCACGCTGGCCAGGTGATGATGGCCAGTTCGCACGACGAGCTGCCGCAGGGCGTTCGCGACGCATTGGGCGACGGTCCCGAGGTGCGCGGCATGCGCGTGACGGATCGAGCGGGGGCCGGCATGGCCGAACCACCGCGACATCACGTCCTGCCGCGAGAATTCCGCGAGTGGTTCGAGAAACGAGGCTTCACTGGCGAAATGAGCATCGATCAGTTCTGCGTCAAGATGGAGCAGGCACGCCACGAGGCAATTCATGGCGGCGGCAACTGGCGCCTGGGTCGCACATGGCCCGGCGAATGGAATCAGATGATCATGGAGACCCTGCGTGATGCCGAGACCAAGGCAGGCCGGATGTTGACGCGGGATGAGGTCCTGAACATCGTCGCGGAGAACATGCGGGACTACCATATACCAATGAAATTCTCTCCTTGGATGGCGC includes these proteins:
- a CDS encoding DUF2380 domain-containing protein encodes the protein MSTDSLRALWAGLLLATALMSTGCASQPPPGRNLRYTPREALGPALAEEPREEFAHPLASRPPAPSKPGASALLNRRRGSQETVTAVGPDSAKGTTRQNALAAQLAFRGAIGDVSGSMRSVSGALSRLKASHLGAGPFGRYVDYGERQRQWIDAELATATRLANTASEVEDPDMQLALLRLAGPRLEAAMMGSLLLEAWLDFLNLVNVVLKQGFFSVEMLFVNMDRWQKMIAPAMTALSSLDPGQVEAAAKDIPALMGYLSGEFNSAAESARVAMKRGEQAMLLAQLVEMVTMVSAMKFSLPSLPPSAPATVGLSLMMGGDGVMMGTRMVVSAEWVEMMRRLVQAGVLSLPAVSAAVRIHAGQVMMASSHDELPQGVRDALGDGPEVRGMRVTDRAGAGMAEPPRHHVLPREFREWFEKRGFTGEMSIDQFCVKMEQARHEAIHGGGNWRLGRTWPGEWNQMIMETLRDAETKAGRMLTRDEVLNIVAENMRDYHIPMKFSPWMAR